Proteins from a genomic interval of Nocardioides jishulii:
- a CDS encoding EscU/YscU/HrcU family type III secretion system export apparatus switch protein has protein sequence MSEEKTEQPTAQKRKENRKEGQVPRTQELGGWGSMLLVGMVLPLLLGRELEALRDLMVASFRAASSPDVATSLEMLSEGLWHVGLTLVILGCGVMVIGVAATLAQGGFYLATKAVQPKWSKLNPISGAKRIFGPQAWWEGAKMLIKSSVVGFLAYGVIASMIPLLGGLVPIPVVLDVVREKSLALIRNVAVAGLVLGGLDYAFQRRRVGKQARMTKHEVKQESKNTEGDPLVKSAIRSRQLAASRNRMMADVPTADVVLVNPTHVAVALKYDAERGAPQVVARGAGAVAQRIRDVATEHRVPLVRDVPLARALHSSTQVGQEIPAELFAAVAQVLAFVISRRTRGHHGGEHRTPRADEELPRVLPAGRRRPSTSPPAGPST, from the coding sequence GTGTCCGAGGAGAAGACCGAGCAACCCACGGCGCAGAAGCGCAAGGAGAACCGCAAGGAGGGTCAGGTCCCGCGCACCCAGGAGCTGGGCGGCTGGGGCTCGATGCTGCTCGTCGGCATGGTCCTGCCCCTCCTGCTGGGCCGCGAGCTGGAGGCGCTGCGTGACCTGATGGTCGCCTCCTTCCGGGCGGCGTCGTCCCCCGACGTCGCGACCTCGCTCGAGATGCTCTCCGAGGGGTTGTGGCACGTCGGGCTCACCCTGGTGATCCTCGGCTGCGGCGTGATGGTGATCGGCGTCGCCGCCACCCTCGCCCAGGGCGGCTTCTACCTCGCCACCAAGGCCGTTCAGCCGAAGTGGTCGAAGCTCAACCCGATCAGCGGCGCCAAGCGGATCTTCGGCCCCCAGGCGTGGTGGGAGGGCGCGAAGATGCTCATCAAGAGCTCGGTCGTGGGCTTCCTGGCCTACGGCGTCATCGCCTCGATGATCCCCCTGCTCGGCGGCCTGGTGCCGATCCCCGTCGTGCTCGACGTGGTGCGCGAGAAGTCGCTCGCGCTGATCCGCAACGTGGCCGTCGCCGGCCTGGTGCTCGGCGGGCTCGACTACGCCTTCCAGCGTCGCCGCGTGGGCAAGCAGGCCCGGATGACCAAGCACGAGGTCAAGCAGGAGAGCAAGAACACCGAGGGCGACCCCTTGGTCAAGAGCGCCATCCGCTCGCGCCAGCTGGCCGCCTCCCGCAACCGGATGATGGCCGACGTGCCCACCGCCGACGTCGTGCTGGTCAACCCGACCCACGTCGCGGTGGCGCTGAAGTACGACGCCGAGCGAGGCGCCCCCCAGGTGGTGGCGCGCGGCGCGGGCGCGGTGGCGCAGCGCATCCGTGACGTGGCCACCGAGCACCGCGTGCCGCTGGTGCGCGACGTACCCCTGGCCCGGGCGCTGCACTCCTCCACCCAGGTCGGACAGGAGATCCCCGCCGAGCTCTTCGCGGCCGTCGCCCAGGTGCTGGCCTTCGTGATCAGCCGCCGCACCCGTGGCCACCACGGCGGCGAGCACCGTACGCCGCGCGCCGACGAGGAGCTGCCCCGCGTGCTGCCCGCCGGGCGTCGGCGGCCCTCGACGTCGCCGCCCGCCGGCCCGTCCACCTGA
- a CDS encoding flagellar biosynthetic protein FliR, whose product MTLTVDGQELIGLLLASVRIVAWMAIVPPFSSRSVPAMAKVVLSLGLAFAVGPSAAGQLPVDGWGLIVVTLTQVAVGVGMGFVTFLLFQAIATAGTLVDLFGGFALAQGFDPLAMNMNTVFGKFHQMLATVLLFVTGGHLLVIGGLLSTFELLPLGEVPDTAGAPGVLTTAFTLFFVTAVQIALPMIAVLFVADLGLALLTKVAPQLNAINVMFPAKIGLTLLLLGLSFPVLPAALERLVNLANEAMATIAGGG is encoded by the coding sequence GTGACCCTCACCGTGGATGGCCAGGAGCTGATCGGCCTCCTCCTGGCCTCCGTACGCATCGTCGCGTGGATGGCGATCGTGCCGCCGTTCTCGTCGCGCTCGGTGCCGGCGATGGCCAAGGTCGTGCTCTCCCTCGGCCTCGCCTTCGCTGTCGGCCCCTCGGCCGCCGGCCAGCTCCCGGTCGACGGCTGGGGCCTGATCGTGGTGACGCTCACCCAGGTCGCCGTGGGCGTGGGCATGGGCTTCGTGACCTTCCTGCTCTTCCAGGCCATCGCCACGGCCGGCACCCTGGTCGACCTCTTCGGCGGTTTCGCGCTGGCCCAGGGCTTCGACCCGTTGGCCATGAACATGAACACCGTCTTCGGCAAGTTCCACCAGATGCTCGCCACGGTGCTGCTCTTCGTCACCGGCGGCCACCTGCTCGTCATCGGGGGCCTGCTGAGCACCTTCGAGCTGCTGCCGCTGGGCGAGGTCCCCGACACGGCCGGCGCCCCGGGGGTGCTGACGACCGCCTTCACGCTCTTCTTCGTCACGGCGGTGCAGATCGCCCTGCCGATGATCGCCGTGCTCTTCGTGGCCGACCTCGGTCTGGCGCTGCTGACCAAGGTCGCGCCTCAGCTCAACGCGATCAACGTGATGTTCCCGGCCAAGATCGGCCTGACCCTGCTCCTGCTGGGCCTCTCCTTCCCTGTGCTGCCCGCCGCCCTCGAGCGACTCGTCAACCTCGCCAACGAGGCCATGGCGACCATCGCCGGCGGGGGGTGA
- the pdxH gene encoding pyridoxamine 5'-phosphate oxidase: MEPEVNLAHLRHEYAETGLDEADAADDAIAQFRRWWADTVASGLHEPNAMVVTTVSADGQPSARMVLLKSFDERGFTFFTNQASRKGTELAGNPACALLFPWHPLQRQVRVEGTATPLDADEVEAYFRVRPRGAQIGAWASAQSQPIGSRLDLEAAYALQDARFGPDVDVPVPPTWGGYRVTPHVVEFWQGRYARLHDRLQYTRTDQGWECIRLAP, translated from the coding sequence ATGGAGCCCGAGGTCAACCTGGCGCACCTGCGCCACGAGTACGCCGAGACCGGCCTGGACGAGGCCGACGCTGCCGACGACGCGATCGCGCAGTTCCGGCGCTGGTGGGCCGACACGGTCGCCTCGGGCCTCCACGAGCCCAACGCCATGGTCGTCACCACGGTCTCCGCCGACGGGCAGCCCTCGGCCCGCATGGTGCTGCTGAAGAGCTTCGACGAGCGCGGCTTCACCTTCTTCACCAACCAGGCCTCGCGCAAGGGGACCGAGCTGGCCGGCAACCCCGCCTGCGCGCTCCTCTTCCCGTGGCACCCCCTCCAGCGACAGGTGCGGGTGGAGGGCACCGCGACACCCCTGGACGCCGACGAGGTGGAGGCCTACTTCCGGGTGCGTCCGCGCGGTGCGCAGATCGGGGCGTGGGCCTCGGCCCAGTCGCAGCCGATCGGCTCGCGCCTCGACCTCGAGGCCGCGTACGCCCTCCAGGACGCCCGCTTCGGCCCCGACGTCGACGTGCCGGTTCCGCCCACCTGGGGTGGTTACCGGGTGACGCCGCACGTGGTGGAGTTCTGGCAGGGTCGCTACGCCCGGCTGCACGACCGCCTGCAGTACACCCGCACCGACCAAGGCTGGGAGTGCATTCGCCTCGCGCCGTGA
- a CDS encoding ABC transporter ATP-binding protein, giving the protein MLLRLVRDRLRPYRGHVAAVVVLQFAATLSFLFLPSINAEIIDDGVVPGDIGFIWRRGGVMLAVAALQTICTVVAVWFAARMAMSLGRDLRSALFTRVGTFSARELQQFGAPSLITRGTNDVQQVQMLVMMASTMMVMAPIMMVGGLVMAIREDVGLSWLLAALVPVMAVAIGFVVSRMIPSFQKMQGRIDEVNRLLREQVTGVRVVRAFVRERHEEARFAQANDDLTSVAVTAGRWMASMFPIVMLVSNVATVGVIWFGGHRVDSGAMEIGAITAYISYVMQIVMSVMLATFMLMQLPRASVCAERITEVLDTRTSVVPPADPVTEVPRPGDLDLDDVTFSYPGAASPVLKDVTFSARPGETLAVIGSTGAGKSTLVNLVPRLFDVSGGSVRVGGVDVRDLEPEVLWAQLGLVPQRAFLFSGTVASNLRQGKPEASEEEMWAALEVAQAADFVRAMPGGLEAPIAQGGTNVSGGQRQRLAIARAVIRRPAIYLFDDAFSALDLSTDVRLREALVPITRDATVVIVAQRVATIRHADRIVVLEDGRVVGLGAHDDLLETCATYQEIVTSQRAVEEEAA; this is encoded by the coding sequence GTGCTCCTGCGTCTGGTCCGCGACCGCCTGCGTCCCTACCGCGGACATGTCGCCGCTGTGGTCGTCCTGCAGTTCGCCGCCACCCTCTCCTTCCTCTTCCTGCCCAGCATCAACGCCGAGATCATCGACGACGGCGTGGTGCCCGGCGACATCGGCTTCATCTGGCGGCGCGGTGGCGTGATGCTGGCCGTCGCGGCCCTCCAGACCATCTGCACGGTCGTCGCCGTCTGGTTCGCGGCGCGGATGGCGATGTCGCTGGGACGCGACCTGCGATCCGCGCTCTTCACGCGGGTGGGCACCTTCTCCGCCCGTGAGCTGCAGCAGTTCGGCGCGCCGTCGCTGATCACCCGCGGCACCAACGACGTCCAGCAGGTGCAGATGCTGGTGATGATGGCCTCCACGATGATGGTGATGGCGCCGATCATGATGGTCGGCGGCCTGGTGATGGCGATCCGTGAGGACGTCGGCCTCTCGTGGCTGCTGGCCGCGCTGGTCCCGGTGATGGCCGTGGCCATCGGCTTCGTCGTGAGCCGGATGATCCCGAGCTTCCAGAAGATGCAGGGCCGCATCGACGAGGTCAACCGGTTGCTGCGCGAGCAGGTCACCGGCGTACGCGTGGTGCGCGCCTTCGTCCGGGAGCGTCACGAGGAGGCCCGCTTCGCCCAGGCCAACGACGACCTCACCTCGGTCGCGGTCACCGCGGGCCGCTGGATGGCCAGCATGTTCCCGATCGTCATGCTGGTCTCCAACGTCGCCACCGTCGGCGTGATCTGGTTCGGCGGCCACCGGGTCGACTCCGGGGCCATGGAGATCGGCGCGATCACCGCCTACATCTCCTACGTCATGCAGATCGTGATGTCGGTGATGCTGGCGACCTTCATGCTCATGCAGCTGCCGCGTGCCTCGGTCTGCGCCGAGCGGATCACCGAGGTCCTCGACACGCGTACGTCCGTGGTGCCGCCCGCCGACCCCGTCACCGAGGTCCCGCGCCCCGGCGACCTCGACCTCGACGACGTGACCTTCTCCTACCCGGGCGCGGCGAGCCCGGTGCTGAAGGACGTGACCTTCTCGGCACGCCCCGGCGAGACGCTGGCCGTCATCGGGTCGACCGGTGCGGGCAAGTCGACGCTGGTCAACCTCGTGCCCCGCCTCTTCGACGTGAGCGGAGGCAGCGTGCGTGTCGGCGGCGTCGACGTGCGCGACCTGGAGCCGGAGGTGCTCTGGGCGCAGCTCGGCCTGGTGCCGCAGCGGGCGTTCCTCTTCTCCGGCACGGTCGCCAGCAACCTGCGCCAGGGCAAGCCCGAGGCCTCGGAGGAGGAGATGTGGGCCGCGCTCGAGGTGGCGCAGGCCGCCGACTTCGTCCGCGCCATGCCCGGGGGTCTCGAGGCGCCGATCGCCCAGGGCGGCACCAACGTCAGCGGTGGCCAGCGCCAGCGACTGGCGATCGCGCGGGCGGTGATCCGACGGCCGGCGATCTATCTCTTCGACGACGCCTTCTCGGCGCTCGACCTCTCCACCGACGTGCGGCTGCGCGAGGCGCTGGTGCCGATCACCCGTGACGCCACCGTCGTGATCGTGGCCCAACGCGTGGCCACCATCCGCCACGCCGACCGGATCGTCGTGCTCGAGGACGGCCGTGTGGTGGGCCTCGGCGCCCACGACGACCTGCTCGAGACCTGCGCCACCTACCAGGAGATCGTCACCTCCCAGCGCGCTGTCGAGGAGGAGGCGGCATGA
- a CDS encoding ABC transporter ATP-binding protein, giving the protein MSEPKKPSGDLRTTERITGGGGHGRGPGGMVGQKASSFWPSGRRLVGRMRPERPRILAVLALTVLSVVLTSVGPRILGHATDLVFAGFWGERLPEGQSKAEVVERLRAAGDTTQADMVAGMDLVPGRGVDFTAVGEVLLAVLAVYVMGALLQWLAGYLLNDVVQSVVRRLRADVEAKVHRLPLGYFDRQPRGEILSRATNDIDNVSQSVQQTLSQMVTSLLTVVAVLAMMLWISPVLAVIALVSVPLTMLLAAQVMKRSQTLFVTQWRQTGRLNAHIEEAFSGHTLVKVYGGQPESEERFAEENDGLYRAAWKAQFVSGLIMPISQFVGNLSYVAVAVVGGVRVTSGALSLGEVQAFIQYTRSFNQPVSQLASMVNLLQSGVASAERVFELLDAPEEDDSARGSLAPAGRGEVRFEDVSFAYDPERPLIRHLSLVARPGQTVAIVGPTGAGKTTLVNLVMRFYEVTGGRITLDGVDIASVPRAELRSRMGMVLQDTWLFRGTIAENIAYGRPDATREQVLEAARATFVDRFVHSLPDGYETVVDEEGSNLSAGERQLVTIARAFLCDPALLILDEATSSVDTRTELLVQQAMAALRADRTSFVIAHRLSTIRDADLILVMEDGAIVEQGTHEELLAAGGTYARLSAAQFAAATVGEA; this is encoded by the coding sequence ATGAGCGAGCCGAAGAAGCCCAGCGGCGACCTGCGCACCACCGAGCGGATCACCGGCGGAGGCGGCCACGGTCGTGGTCCCGGCGGCATGGTCGGGCAGAAGGCCAGCAGCTTCTGGCCCTCCGGGCGCCGGCTCGTCGGCCGGATGCGGCCGGAGCGCCCGCGGATCCTCGCGGTGCTGGCGCTGACGGTGCTCAGCGTCGTGCTCACCTCGGTCGGGCCGCGCATCCTGGGCCACGCCACCGACCTCGTCTTCGCCGGTTTCTGGGGCGAACGGCTCCCGGAGGGCCAGAGCAAGGCCGAGGTCGTCGAACGGCTGCGCGCCGCCGGTGACACCACCCAGGCCGACATGGTCGCCGGCATGGACCTGGTGCCGGGTCGCGGCGTCGACTTCACCGCGGTGGGGGAGGTGCTCCTGGCCGTGCTCGCCGTCTACGTCATGGGCGCCCTGCTCCAGTGGCTGGCCGGCTACCTGCTCAACGACGTGGTCCAGAGCGTCGTACGCCGTCTGCGTGCCGACGTCGAGGCGAAGGTGCACCGCCTGCCGCTCGGCTACTTCGACCGTCAGCCCCGCGGCGAGATCCTGAGCCGCGCCACCAACGACATCGACAACGTCTCGCAGTCGGTGCAGCAGACCCTGAGCCAGATGGTCACCTCGCTGCTGACCGTCGTCGCGGTGCTCGCGATGATGCTGTGGATCTCGCCGGTCCTGGCCGTGATCGCGCTGGTCTCGGTGCCGTTGACCATGCTGCTCGCCGCGCAGGTGATGAAGCGTTCCCAGACCCTCTTCGTCACCCAGTGGCGCCAGACCGGACGCCTCAACGCCCACATCGAGGAGGCCTTCTCGGGTCACACCCTGGTGAAGGTCTACGGCGGCCAGCCGGAGTCGGAGGAGAGGTTCGCCGAGGAGAACGACGGCCTCTACCGGGCCGCGTGGAAGGCGCAGTTCGTGAGCGGGCTGATCATGCCGATCAGCCAGTTCGTGGGCAACCTCAGCTACGTCGCCGTCGCGGTGGTGGGCGGGGTCCGGGTCACCTCCGGCGCGCTGAGCCTGGGCGAGGTGCAGGCCTTCATCCAGTACACGCGCTCCTTCAACCAGCCCGTCTCCCAGCTCGCCTCCATGGTCAACCTGCTGCAGTCGGGCGTGGCGTCGGCCGAGCGGGTCTTCGAGCTGCTGGACGCGCCCGAGGAGGACGACTCCGCGCGCGGGTCCCTGGCCCCCGCGGGCCGCGGTGAGGTGCGCTTCGAGGACGTCTCGTTCGCGTACGACCCCGAGCGGCCCCTGATCCGCCACCTCTCCCTGGTCGCGCGCCCGGGCCAGACGGTGGCGATCGTCGGCCCCACGGGCGCGGGCAAGACGACGCTGGTCAACCTGGTCATGCGCTTCTACGAGGTGACAGGCGGGCGGATCACCCTCGACGGGGTCGACATCGCCAGCGTGCCACGCGCCGAGCTGCGCAGCCGCATGGGCATGGTGCTCCAGGACACCTGGCTCTTCCGCGGCACGATCGCGGAGAACATCGCCTACGGCCGCCCCGACGCGACCCGCGAGCAGGTCCTCGAGGCCGCCCGGGCCACCTTCGTGGACCGCTTCGTGCACTCGTTGCCCGACGGCTACGAGACGGTGGTCGACGAGGAGGGCAGCAACCTGTCGGCCGGCGAGCGCCAGCTCGTCACCATCGCCCGTGCCTTCCTCTGCGACCCGGCGCTGCTGATCCTGGACGAGGCCACCAGCTCGGTCGACACCCGTACCGAGCTGCTGGTGCAGCAGGCGATGGCCGCGTTGCGGGCCGACCGCACCTCCTTCGTCATCGCCCACCGTCTCTCCACGATCCGCGACGCCGACCTGATCCTGGTGATGGAGGACGGCGCGATCGTGGAACAGGGCACGCACGAGGAGCTGCTCGCCGCGGGAGGGACGTACGCCCGGCTCAGCGCCGCCCAGTTCGCCGCTGCCACCGTCGGTGAGGCGTGA
- a CDS encoding sensor histidine kinase, with the protein MPLTPEASTSVMPDLACDLDEGGVLQRLAAHARAATGACAVRLEVLDRDGAASPPRRTAAAEWPAARAGFTETSVDLVVDGRAAVRLCLVVPGDGLDEDASARLGDVVQQAVPALRNARAHADSRRLVECTQVFMRAVRGLGEGTSLEEVLQMTTAAARSVLGASGVAVLFPHPSGLHEMRAADIAPGQVARLREHFAVARPRLDDLVAVGGARDVDLSGDRVIVAPVGEVNVERRSLLVWFAHRSAPLDEREQALVDTVAEQVELLLVRSRALREREISIVREERERIARDLHDVVIQRIFAAGLQIKALTRGQVDESLRDQLTGIVGDLDKTMEGVRSAIFDLTYSMCIKPREDVVELGAEYARILGFAPLVCTEGDFETVDPATAAHLLATARELFSNVARHAEASMCRVDLVRCDGWLTLEMTDDGRGIDLDAPRSGLENTRLRALLLGGSLTVARREPSGTVITWRVPVGARGGPEEPAEPEQA; encoded by the coding sequence ATGCCCCTGACCCCCGAGGCGTCCACCAGCGTCATGCCCGACCTGGCGTGTGACCTCGACGAGGGAGGGGTGCTTCAGCGCCTGGCAGCCCACGCCCGCGCAGCCACCGGGGCGTGCGCGGTCCGCCTGGAGGTCCTCGACCGTGACGGCGCGGCCTCGCCCCCCCGACGGACGGCCGCCGCTGAGTGGCCCGCCGCCCGGGCAGGGTTCACCGAGACCTCCGTCGACCTCGTGGTCGACGGGCGGGCGGCGGTGCGGCTCTGCCTCGTGGTGCCCGGGGACGGTCTCGACGAGGACGCCTCCGCGCGCCTGGGCGACGTGGTGCAGCAGGCGGTCCCGGCCCTGCGCAACGCCCGCGCCCACGCCGACAGCCGACGGTTGGTTGAGTGCACCCAGGTCTTCATGCGGGCCGTGCGTGGCCTCGGGGAGGGAACCTCGCTCGAGGAGGTCCTGCAGATGACCACGGCCGCGGCGCGGTCGGTGCTCGGAGCCTCCGGCGTGGCGGTCCTCTTCCCGCACCCGAGCGGGCTGCACGAGATGCGGGCCGCCGACATCGCGCCCGGCCAGGTCGCCCGGCTGCGCGAGCACTTCGCCGTGGCGCGCCCGCGCCTGGACGACCTGGTCGCGGTCGGTGGCGCCCGCGACGTCGACCTCTCCGGCGACCGCGTCATCGTGGCGCCCGTGGGGGAGGTCAACGTGGAGCGGCGCTCGCTCCTCGTCTGGTTCGCGCACCGTTCCGCTCCGCTCGACGAGCGGGAGCAGGCCCTGGTCGACACCGTGGCCGAGCAGGTCGAGCTCCTGCTGGTCCGGTCGCGCGCGCTCCGGGAGCGTGAGATCAGCATCGTGCGCGAGGAGCGCGAACGCATCGCCCGGGACCTCCACGACGTCGTGATCCAGCGGATCTTCGCGGCCGGACTGCAGATCAAGGCCCTCACCCGGGGGCAGGTCGACGAGTCCCTGCGCGACCAGCTCACCGGCATCGTGGGCGACCTCGACAAGACCATGGAGGGCGTGCGTTCGGCGATCTTCGACCTCACCTACAGCATGTGCATCAAGCCCCGTGAGGACGTCGTGGAGCTGGGGGCCGAGTATGCCCGGATCCTGGGTTTCGCACCGCTGGTCTGCACCGAGGGGGACTTCGAGACCGTCGACCCCGCGACGGCCGCACACCTGCTCGCCACCGCGCGCGAGCTCTTCTCCAACGTCGCCCGCCACGCGGAGGCCAGCATGTGCCGCGTCGACCTGGTCCGGTGCGACGGGTGGCTCACCCTCGAGATGACCGACGACGGCCGGGGCATCGACCTCGACGCGCCGCGTAGCGGCCTGGAGAACACCCGCCTACGGGCGCTGCTCCTGGGCGGCTCGCTGACCGTCGCGCGCCGGGAGCCGTCAGGCACCGTGATCACCTGGCGCGTCCCCGTGGGAGCCCGTGGCGGACCGGAGGAGCCGGCGGAGCCCGAGCAGGCCTGA
- the flhA gene encoding flagellar biosynthesis protein FlhA, protein MPLKRLTQLGVPVGIVMIVVMLVVPLPAMVLDVLIALNITGALLVLMVAMFVSRPLDFAAFPAVILVMTLFRLALNVSATRLVLLDGYAGKVIDTFGHFVVGGSLVVGLIVFVILLVIQFVVITNGAGRVAEVGARFTLDAMPGKQMAIDADLNSGLITEEQARQRRADVHAEADFYGAMDGASKFVKGDAIAAIIITLVNLIGGFAIGVAQLGMPMGEAIQTYSLLSIGDGLVSQIPALLLSVATGLIVTRNTGDDDMGSDILRQIGSNKMPLRIAGFAAFSLCLIPGLPKIPFLLAGGIMLLASARVPAEEVPQTAEQREAEALPSPDSPERLAAEIQVDALGLELSPDIIDLVDPSVGGDLLDRVKALRRKVASDIGIVVPPVRTRDNIDLPARTYAITLFGIEVARGEAPPGSVMAIGEMLGNLPGQPTVEPVFGLEAKWIPSGLRAQAEISGATVVDRASVITTHLSEVVTQHAARLLGREDVRLLTDVVKRTHPVVIEELTPAQLSLGEVQRVLQSLLDEQVSVRDLVRIFEALSLRAAVSKDLDGLVEASRQALGPAIVAPYLQSGDVHVISLDPQLEHRMLESMRSTEQGAVLALDPETGQRVLMQLTVLARDAEEADQRPVLVCAPQIRAALRRMVRPTLDRLPVLSYSELTGTGQVRSAGVVTGEMSLTTTGG, encoded by the coding sequence ATGCCCCTGAAGCGCCTCACCCAGCTCGGCGTGCCCGTCGGCATCGTGATGATCGTCGTGATGCTCGTCGTGCCGTTGCCGGCGATGGTGCTCGACGTGCTCATCGCCCTCAACATCACCGGCGCGCTGCTCGTGCTGATGGTCGCGATGTTCGTGAGCCGGCCGCTGGACTTCGCGGCGTTCCCGGCGGTCATCCTGGTGATGACGCTCTTCCGGCTGGCGCTCAACGTGAGTGCGACGAGGCTGGTGCTGCTCGACGGCTACGCGGGCAAGGTGATCGACACCTTCGGCCACTTCGTGGTGGGCGGCTCGCTGGTCGTGGGCCTCATCGTCTTCGTGATCCTCCTGGTCATCCAGTTCGTCGTCATCACCAACGGTGCCGGCCGTGTCGCCGAGGTGGGCGCCCGCTTCACCCTCGACGCGATGCCGGGCAAGCAGATGGCCATCGACGCCGATCTCAACTCCGGGCTGATCACCGAGGAGCAGGCCCGCCAGCGTCGGGCCGACGTGCACGCCGAGGCGGACTTCTACGGCGCGATGGACGGTGCGTCCAAGTTCGTCAAGGGTGACGCGATTGCCGCCATCATCATCACGCTGGTCAACCTGATCGGTGGCTTCGCCATCGGCGTCGCCCAGCTGGGCATGCCCATGGGCGAGGCGATCCAGACCTACAGCCTGCTGTCGATCGGCGACGGCCTCGTCTCCCAGATCCCGGCGCTGCTGCTCTCGGTCGCGACCGGCCTCATCGTCACCCGCAACACCGGTGACGACGACATGGGCTCCGACATCCTGCGCCAGATCGGCAGCAACAAGATGCCACTGCGCATCGCAGGCTTCGCCGCCTTCTCGCTCTGCCTGATCCCCGGCCTTCCCAAGATCCCCTTCCTGCTCGCCGGCGGGATCATGCTGCTGGCCTCGGCCAGGGTGCCGGCCGAGGAGGTGCCGCAGACCGCCGAGCAGCGCGAGGCCGAGGCGCTGCCCTCCCCCGACTCCCCCGAGCGGCTGGCGGCCGAGATCCAGGTCGACGCCCTGGGCCTCGAGCTCTCCCCCGACATCATCGACCTGGTCGACCCCAGCGTCGGCGGCGACCTGCTCGACCGGGTCAAGGCGCTGCGCCGCAAGGTGGCCTCCGACATCGGCATCGTCGTGCCGCCGGTGCGCACGCGCGACAACATCGACCTGCCGGCGCGGACCTACGCGATCACGCTCTTCGGCATCGAGGTGGCGCGGGGCGAGGCGCCGCCCGGCTCGGTGATGGCGATCGGCGAGATGTTGGGCAACCTGCCCGGGCAGCCGACCGTGGAGCCGGTCTTCGGCCTCGAGGCGAAGTGGATCCCCTCCGGTCTCCGCGCCCAGGCCGAGATCAGTGGCGCCACCGTCGTCGACCGCGCCTCGGTGATCACCACCCACCTCTCGGAGGTGGTGACCCAGCACGCCGCCCGCCTGCTCGGCCGCGAGGACGTCCGCCTGCTCACCGACGTGGTCAAGCGCACCCACCCGGTCGTCATCGAGGAGCTCACCCCCGCCCAGCTCAGCCTGGGCGAGGTGCAGCGGGTGCTCCAGTCACTGCTCGACGAGCAGGTCAGCGTGCGCGATCTCGTACGCATCTTCGAGGCGCTGTCGTTGCGCGCCGCCGTCTCCAAGGATCTCGACGGGCTCGTGGAGGCCTCACGCCAGGCGCTGGGCCCGGCCATCGTGGCGCCCTACCTGCAGTCCGGCGACGTGCACGTCATCAGCCTCGACCCGCAGCTCGAGCACCGGATGCTCGAGTCGATGCGCAGCACCGAGCAGGGCGCCGTTCTCGCGCTCGACCCGGAGACCGGCCAGCGGGTCCTCATGCAGCTCACCGTGCTGGCTCGCGACGCCGAGGAGGCCGACCAGCGCCCGGTGCTGGTCTGCGCGCCCCAGATCCGCGCGGCGCTGCGCCGCATGGTGCGTCCGACGCTCGACCGCCTCCCGGTGCTCTCCTACTCCGAGCTGACCGGCACCGGACAGGTCCGCTCGGCGGGCGTCGTGACGGGCGAGATGAGCCTCACCACCACGGGCGGCTGA